Within Natator depressus isolate rNatDep1 chromosome 6, rNatDep2.hap1, whole genome shotgun sequence, the genomic segment AACCTCACCAGCCACTTCCGTCattagccagccagccagcgtcCCCTTTAAGAACCTGGCGTCAAAGTCCTCCGACAAGAAACCACTTTCCACAATGGGGCAGGAGCGAACTCCCCTTTACCAGCTCGGGGCTTCCTTTAAATCCATTGACAGGCgctgggaagaagaggggggttGTTTTCTTCCGGTAGAAATCCCCCTTGACGTCTCACGTTGCTCTGTTCCTTTAAGAAAGCGGCCGTAGAGGGCAGGAATCCGTTGACGGCGGGGAGGGGGTCTCGCGGCCGTTGCGGGGAGCGGGGCGTCTCGCGACCCCCGCGCTGATTGGCCGCGAGGCTCGTGCCCTACGCTGTCCtcgctgccccccgccccccgttgaTTGGCCGGAGCGGGGGGGATGGAATGGTTCGGTCCGAGCCggtctctccttcccccacgGGAGGGGGCCCGGTTGGTCTCGCCCTCCCCCTCCACGGGCCGCGCCCCGCTCGCTACTGTCCCCCGACTCTCTCGGCTCTGTCTGTGCGCGTCGCTGTCGGATCCTCTTCTCTTCTGCGCACGGCACGCGACGCAACTCCGACCACAGCGTGCGATCCCTCCGCTACGTGCTGAAAGCACAGAGAGGAAAAATCCCTCCGCTAGAAGAAGtagtccctgcagcccctccccaggccgggactctccctcccccacattgtgATGTCACAACGTTCCCAGGAGACGCAAAAGCATGTTGATGTCACCGCACAGCTTGATCACATCACATCCTACACTGATGTCATAGCCCCACCATACCACATCACATGACAAGACCTGATTCTGTCCTGATGTCACCAACCAGCCTTGTGATGTCACACCCCAGTGCCCCACCCAACCCCAGCACCATGCATGTCACATGTTGGCCTGCTCTCAGAGTCCCGCCCAATCACACCAGGTCAGCCCAAACCCagctccatccctcccccaccgcaaaccacagcagtggggggggggggtatgacCCCACACCAAGGAGCCAGGTACGGAGGCTTGCCTATGCCTTGCTGCCAGGGACacagctgctccatccccacaGGCCAAGGATGGCTGTTGGCAGGAGGCTTAGGCCAAGGCCCAGATGAATCCAGCTGGGTAAAAATGAGCCTGTCACCTCATAACCCGCAGTCAGCCCCCCTCTCCTTCATGTAACAACACACAGGGGCTGGGTACCTAATGCAAAAGCATTTCTGATCCCAACCTCCTGGGATATCTCACCCCAATCCAGGGCCAGCACTCAAGGGACAATcactttgtttgtacagcaccaagcacaatgcgGACCGGGactgtgactagggctcctaggtgctacagtaaagGAGTTGCCTTAACACTGGCCTCCTCCCATCTGCTTTCCCTTACATAAAAACAGGAGTCTCTTCTGCTGCAGCTCCAACCCTCTTTGGGGCCCTGGTCCCCTAACAGATGGGGCACAGGCAGGGCAGATTCTGGCAAGGCATTGGAGTGACTACGGCAGGCTCAGACCTGCCAAATGAGCCTGAACAAGCAGTCAATTAGTGACAACAGTAGGGTTTAGGGTTAACAGCCTGGGCCAGTTAGGCCAGCAGCTCCAGGTGGACATATCATCTCCCACCCACAGGGCACCGAGGTTCAGGGCTTACCTCCCACCAGCTTCCTCCTACATCCGCTACCTCTcagaccccagctgaggagctcactgcagcacagcatcccctaatgGTGTGTAGGGATCAGCACTGACTGCAAAGGGAGAGTGCCCCCTATTGAGCTcccccctgcagcacagtggcCCCTAGTGCCAGGGACAGCATGAATGAAGCAGATCAGACAACAGGATGGATGTTTTTGTTGAAAAGTTTAATAGAAATATAGATCTCAAAAAACTCCACACACATAAAACCAGCAAATATCCACTGACTGACCCAACAGGGCCCAGCTCAGGAGACACCCCACACCCAGGgctcctgccagtgcccccaAGGCTGCAGTCACACTTCAGAGGGGAAAATGCCCTCCTCCTGATAAACACAGGGACCTGATGCCCTGGTGCCTTTTCCCACAAGCCCCCTCTCCTGCCCTATATCCCAGCCAGACTGGACAAAGGCCACTAGCCCTCCAGGCATTCAGTGGGAGGTGACCCTAAAATGGCTAATACTGCCCCCTCCCAAACAATCTGCCCCCTGGTACGTTCAGccaccggggggtgggggcgctACACAGAGGCACTGGGACGATGGAAGCACCAGGAGGATTTGTGCGTAGGCAACTGAGTGCTGAGAACGGGAAGGTTCGTCACAACTGCTGGACATtcatcccacccccacctcactcCTGGACTGGACCTGGAGCCTGTGGGGGGAGCAGTGGCGGAGGCAGCTTGGCGACTGGCTGCAGGACAGCTGCCTTGGCTCAGGCAGAtcagggaagcagccaattaTGGGTGGAACTAGGGCTCAAGGGGGAGATGTCTCCTCCTGGGCAGCAAAGGATTCTGGGCAGAACTAGgacatctctgtcccagagagaTCTCTGCTTGGACATGGGTCCAGGAGCCCCAGGGGAGCTGAGGATTCTGGGAGTACCCCTGGGGACATGATGGCTCTAGGAGGATCCAATAGCAGAACATTCTAGGTATATCCCCAGGGGAGATGTTCCCTGGAACAGCAGAGGCTTCTGGGAGGTAACTACTCTCCTTGGATACCAGAGGATTCTGGGAGCTCCCCCAGGCCAATGAGCAATACCAAGGACAGAGGGGCCACTCAGTCTCTGGTTCAATGCCCAGCATGGATCTGGACagtgcacagcgccccctagtccCCATCAGCTTCAAACAGGGCATCCAGCTCGGCTAGGCGCTGGCGCAGCAGTTCCTCCAGGTCGGGGTGTTGGGGTGGGGCCCGGCGCCCACCTGGCGCTCGCCCCGCCAGCCTCCCCCGGGGTCGGGCACGGCGCTGTTTGCGGGGCAGGCTGCTGTCCTGGAACTCCATGGTGCGCTTCAGCTTGCGCTGGCTGGTAAGCACCAGTGCCCCGTTCCGCTCCCGAGGCTCCTCGAAGATAGTCTCGAAGGTCCTacgggggaggagagagggctagaagggacccAGGTGCCCGAGTCCACCAACGCACCCTGTATCCCGGCTGGAACGCCTATAGTACAAATGGAGCCCAGACACCTCGGTCCTTACCTACTGTGTCCCCCAGCTGGGACACCCTCAGCacaaggggcggggggaacagggatcggactcctgggtcctccaCTCAGGACCAAACACCTCCTGCTGCTTAGGGGGGCAGCAAGTTTGTGGgctggacacctgggttcccaGCAGCAAGAACCAACCCCGGCTAGATTTAacatcctgcaccccaccccaactctgaagccaggctctccccttccTGTGAGTTGGAGGAGGGGGGTGCCCCCCCCTCGTagccacccccaacccctcaccccctccagcagcagcaccctGGGCCCCCTCACCGCTTCTCGGTGGGAGTGCGGTAGTTCTTATTGGTGTAGATCTCCTCCAAACTGAACTCCTTCTTGTTCAACCTGTGATGGGGAGACCGGACTTAGCAACAACGCATGGGAATCCCTTGTCCGTGCCGAGACTCAGCAGCCTTGGGGGTGGGACGTGGGGGCTGGACAACCACCACACAACAGGAATGGAAGAGAATCCTGTGGCCAGCTGTAACTGCTGGGGAGattcagagctggggatagaacccaggagtcctgactcccaactgctcccctcccccagagctcccaaTACCTGACTGGCCGGGGCAGGCCCATTGGTGTGAGGTTGGCTTGCTGTTTGGCTGGGGTCTTGCGGATGCGGAAGCGGGACACTTTCCCTGTGGTTTCTTCCTGGGAGCACTGCAGGGAATGGGGAGAGAAATAGGACAGGATCAAGAAAGATTCCCTGTTATGCACACAGTGAGTGGAGAGTGCCCCCTTCAGCATCGTGCCCTGCTGAGCCCCTGTCCCACAGCAAAGTGCCCCCCACCAAGCCTctgctccccgcagcacagcgctccccactccctgcagcacagcacccccccgcacctcccctcACCGTGCTCctggcagcacagcaccccctgctgagccccccccacTCTCCACAGCACAGAgcctgcagcacggcgcccccagCAGTGCACTGGGACTCTGGGACCAGCACTGCCTCCCATTGCTCCACCTCACCTTGGCATCTGTGTGTGACAGCAGAATCCCACCCGTGGTGATGCCATGGCCCCTGTCCCCCTGCTCCGGGCACTGAGAGCTGTTCCTGCGAGGCAAGAAGACCATATGGACCAGGAACCTCTCAGGGCCTTTTCTGGAGAACCAGGCGATGCCACGGCACTGGGAGCCCAGATGCTGGGGCAAGGCAGGATGGCAGTGGGATGACCTAGGCCAAGGCAGGGTggcaggagggatggggcagggttaTCTGGGGCAAGGTGAGGTGGTgttaggggcaggaaggggatagCAGGTGTGGCAGGCAGCAACAGGGTTACTGGGGGCACGGCAAGGGGTCTCGGGGGGAAGAGTTCCCGGGGCCAAGTAGGGGCTCAGGGGGCAGAGTTCCCTGGAGCCAAGCAGGGAGTCGGGGGCAGGGTTACCTGGGGCaaagcagggcagtggcaggctCCTCGTGGTGGAGTGGCCCCGAGCAGGAGGAATGGGCCTCGTCGCAGCGGGTCATGCACACCACTGGGCTGAGCAGGTGGcgggaggctggggaggggaaggggaagaccTCCTTGCGCAGGCAGGGCAGGACGGGGGGCGAGGGGTGGCCCCGCAGCAACTCCCGCGACACCTCCAGGCTGCAGACCGTGTGACGGCGACGGCGCGGTGGGCAGGGGGCGGATGCTGGCAACGGGGACGGCATGGCCCAGGGGAAGTCAGGGCAGGAGTAGCTGCGGCCcaggcggggctggctggggtccTCAGGGCTCAGGCGCCACTGGCAGATGGGGGGTCTGCGGCTCACAATGCTGTCCCCGTCCCTGTCATCTTTGGCCTCGCCAGGGCCCCTCCTCTCTGCTGGCTCCGAGATGGCAATTTTCACCTCGATGTTCACTCCCTGGCGTGAGCtgtgtgccccctgctggctcgGCCCGCTCCGACTCTGCGCTGGCTCCTCCTCGGGGCGGGAGGGCTCTGCCGGCTGCCCCCCACCTTCTCCCTCGTCCGGACAGGGAGACGGTGGGGGGCGCAGGCGTGGCTTGGCCGGGCTCAGGAAGATGTCAGCGAAGGTCTCCAGCTTGGATTTGACACTCTGGAAGAGCGGGGCGATGCCCCAGTGCCGCAGGTTGGGGACTGTGGCCCGGGGGCGCAACAGCGAACAGATCGGGGGAGGCCaggcggaggaggaggaaggcaggaGGCTGCCAGATGGCTCGGCTTCTTGTGGGGCAGGATCTGCTGGGAGGAGGGCACAGGGGTCAGGAGAAGTCAAGGGAGGACCATATCCTGCGATGCACAGACAGCCACCAACAGTGCCGAGCCCACTAAACCTTGAGCAAGGTCCCAGAAACACCCCCAAAACCACACACTCTTGCCTCCCTGGCCCTGTTTTCAGAACAAAGAAGAAATTTTGACTTCCCACAAAACAAGACTTGGGGAAAGCCACATTTTGAGCAGAAAGGTTTCATCCTGATGAGGatctaaatatttttgtaatgaTTCAAtctctttaaaacttttttctataaaacaaaaaaaatggttGCTAAACTCAAAATacccaaaataaattttttttttaactgaaatttcatttaaattaatgtttCCTTCTCAAGAACATTTTCGGTTAAAAAACGTTTTAAGGAAAAGTTCAACCCCTGCTCCCCATGGAGCCCCACCCCCATGTCCAAGCCCCGCCCCTGCATGAGTTGGAGCTCCACCTACCTGGCTGTGGGCAGCACTCCCACTGGtctgaggaagaggaagatgCTGTCAGCTGATCAACCCTGTCAGGCAAGAGAGAGGAAGTGAAGCTCTggggccagcgccccctagagggccCTGTGTCCCACCCCAGCTGGTTGGTAGGGAAGTCCACTTACGTGCTAGGAGGCAACAGCGTCAGCAGATCTTCCTGCTGCAGGCTGGCATCCTGCCAATGAGAGGTAGCATCTGAGGTGAGGCACGGGATGGGGTCCACCCCCCGCACCAAAGGCTGACAGGACAGCGACACCTGGTCAGGGCAGCTTCCTCCTTGGTTGTAAGCCCaacccctccctccactgacccATCtgggacagcacccactgctgagatccccacccacccatccctgcccctctggCCAGGGTTCTggcagcctcccccacccccaatccctcccccacccccatcccctcctctctGGGCTCTGGCAGTCCCCTTCTAgcttcccagctgctcactgctgcCATGGGGCACTCCTCCAGTGCCACAGTCAGGACGCGCTGCTGGGCCCTCTCCATGGGCGACGTCACCAGCTCCTTCCCCTGCTGGGAGATGGAGGGAGATACCCCCGGCCCCCGGCTCTGCTGCGGTGCCCCCTGCCGCAGCAGCCATCGCTTGCCCTGCAGCCGCTCTGACTCAGACCCAGCCGTGCCCTGGGGCAGCCAGCACGATGCAGGGGCCTTATTCTCAGGCCTCTGGCAGACGGGAGACCTTTGCTCCTCAGGGGAGGGTCTGGAAGAATGAGACGGGGCCATGGACCCCAAAGCCCCGTCGCTCACTGGCACAGTTTTCACCCCCCCCCGGATcttcagccccccttccccccaatcaCCACAACACCAGCACCCCCTCCGAGATCCCACTCCCCACACCCCTGCCATCAGCTCCACTGAGCCCCCTGGCACCTcattcccactcccccccccccaactctcaaAGCACCCCACTCCCCTTTCCCAGCCTCCCACATACTGCCATACCTCCGCTGTCAGATCCTCCagatccagcccctgccccagaagcCAGTGACCTCCTCCCCCGGCAGACACCCTGCTTAGTATTTGGAACGTGCCCTGACACATGATTCATCCCCGCTCACCTGTCCATGGTGGGCTCCTGCTGCCTAGGGGTCCAATCTGAACCAGGCGTAGGGCTCCCAGCTGGCGGCAAGGCTTTCCCAGGGAGGGGGTGtccagggagggagg encodes:
- the PRR14 gene encoding proline-rich protein 14 isoform X2, with the protein product MEHPVARGALAGGCTRLSASERNIRRQRLIVYRPSTENQSSPAPRGPEEKAPPLCWLPRGRAGSPQARRQSERLQGRRQRLQQGVPPWGQGAELWLVASPMERARHRVLAIALEECLATTGGAVSQRGTSSSAHLANPSLPGHPLPGKALPPAGSPTPGSDWTPRQQEPTMDRPSPEEQRSPVCQRPENKAPASCWLPQGTAGSESERLQGKRWLLRQGAPQQSRGPGVSPSISQQGKELVTSPMERAQQRVLTVALEECPMAADASLQQEDLLTLLPPSTVDQLTASSSSSDQWECCPQPDPAPQEAEPSGSLLPSSSSAWPPPICSLLRPRATVPNLRHWGIAPLFQSVKSKLETFADIFLSPAKPRLRPPPSPCPDEGEGGGQPAEPSRPEEEPAQSRSGPSQQGAHSSRQGVNIEVKIAISEPAERRGPGEAKDDRDGDSIVSRRPPICQWRLSPEDPSQPRLGRSYSCPDFPWAMPSPLPASAPCPPRRRRHTVCSLEVSRELLRGHPSPPVLPCLRKEVFPFPSPASRHLLSPVVCMTRCDEAHSSCSGPLHHEEPATALLCPRNSSQCPEQGDRGHGITTGGILLSHTDAKCSQEETTGKVSRFRIRKTPAKQQANLTPMGLPRPVRLNKKEFSLEEIYTNKNYRTPTEKRTFETIFEEPRERNGALVLTSQRKLKRTMEFQDSSLPRKQRRARPRGRLAGRAPGGRRAPPQHPDLEELLRQRLAELDALFEADGD
- the PRR14 gene encoding proline-rich protein 14 isoform X1, with amino-acid sequence MEHPVARGALAGGCTRLSASERNIRRQRLIVYRPSTENQSSPAPRGPEEKAPPLCWLPRGRAGSPQARRQSERLQGRRQRLQQGVPPWGQGAELWLVASPMERARHRVLAIALEECLATTGGAVSQRGTSSSAHLANPSLPGHPLPGKALPPAGSPTPGSDWTPRQQEPTMDRPSPEEQRSPVCQRPENKAPASCWLPQGTAGSESERLQGKRWLLRQGAPQQSRGPGVSPSISQQGKELVTSPMERAQQRVLTVALEECPMAADASLQQEDLLTLLPPSTVDQLTASSSSSDQWECCPQPADPAPQEAEPSGSLLPSSSSAWPPPICSLLRPRATVPNLRHWGIAPLFQSVKSKLETFADIFLSPAKPRLRPPPSPCPDEGEGGGQPAEPSRPEEEPAQSRSGPSQQGAHSSRQGVNIEVKIAISEPAERRGPGEAKDDRDGDSIVSRRPPICQWRLSPEDPSQPRLGRSYSCPDFPWAMPSPLPASAPCPPRRRRHTVCSLEVSRELLRGHPSPPVLPCLRKEVFPFPSPASRHLLSPVVCMTRCDEAHSSCSGPLHHEEPATALLCPRNSSQCPEQGDRGHGITTGGILLSHTDAKCSQEETTGKVSRFRIRKTPAKQQANLTPMGLPRPVRLNKKEFSLEEIYTNKNYRTPTEKRTFETIFEEPRERNGALVLTSQRKLKRTMEFQDSSLPRKQRRARPRGRLAGRAPGGRRAPPQHPDLEELLRQRLAELDALFEADGD